The following proteins are co-located in the Clostridiales bacterium genome:
- a CDS encoding aspartate/glutamate racemase family protein, whose amino-acid sequence MKTIGLIGGMSWESTVTYYQVINEVIKEKLGGFHSAKILLYSVDFHEIEAAMAENDWERGTEILIDAAERLERGGADFIVICTNTWHKAAEQIREKVTIPVLHVAELIADELKERGLNTAALLGTRYTMEQNFYRNKLEEYGIKVMIPDEEERDDINRIIFEELCLGTISADSKERYLRIIDQLMQRGAEGIVLGCTEIGLLIQQGDTKAPLLDTAVIHARRAALYSIQTSL is encoded by the coding sequence ATGAAAACAATCGGTTTGATCGGAGGGATGAGCTGGGAGAGTACGGTTACATACTATCAGGTTATCAATGAAGTGATCAAAGAAAAGCTCGGCGGATTTCATTCCGCAAAGATCCTTCTATACAGCGTAGATTTTCATGAGATCGAAGCTGCCATGGCTGAAAATGATTGGGAAAGAGGGACTGAAATTCTTATCGATGCAGCAGAGAGACTTGAGCGTGGAGGAGCAGATTTCATCGTGATTTGCACGAACACCTGGCATAAGGCAGCGGAACAGATTCGGGAAAAGGTCACAATACCGGTGCTTCATGTGGCCGAGTTGATTGCAGATGAGTTGAAAGAAAGAGGCCTTAATACTGCCGCTCTGCTTGGCACCAGATATACCATGGAACAGAACTTTTACAGAAACAAGCTCGAGGAGTACGGAATTAAAGTGATGATCCCTGACGAGGAGGAGCGTGATGATATCAATCGAATTATTTTTGAAGAACTGTGCCTTGGAACCATTTCGGCGGATTCGAAGGAACGTTATCTCAGAATTATTGATCAGTTGATGCAGCGGGGCGCGGAGGGTATTGTTCTCGGTTGTACGGAAATCGGGCTTTTGATCCAGCAAGGAGATACAAAAGCACCTCTTTTGGATACTGCAGTAATTCATGCAAGAAGAGCTGCTCTGTATTCTATACAAACATCTTTGTAG
- a CDS encoding LapA family protein: protein MQEELLCILYKHLCSLEDSIMDWKFVLALIFALIVAVFALQNAGAVDISFLTFELTISQALVILISAVFGALVVLLLSLVRWIKGQAKLKNLSKTVTGLEQENKQLRMKLEHLEIVENEKIDLEKIPH from the coding sequence ATGCAAGAAGAGCTGCTCTGTATTCTATACAAACATCTTTGTAGTTTGGAGGATTCAATTATGGACTGGAAATTTGTACTTGCACTGATCTTTGCTCTGATTGTAGCAGTCTTTGCGCTTCAGAATGCAGGAGCTGTTGATATTAGCTTTCTGACGTTTGAACTTACCATTTCTCAGGCGCTTGTAATTCTCATATCGGCCGTCTTCGGAGCTTTGGTCGTTTTGCTTCTCAGCTTGGTGCGCTGGATTAAAGGGCAGGCAAAACTAAAGAATTTATCGAAGACCGTAACGGGTCTGGAGCAGGAAAACAAGCAGCTCAGGATGAAACTTGAGCATCTTGAAATTGTAGAAAATGAAAAAATTGACCTAGAAAAAATTCCCCATTGA
- the ribD gene encoding bifunctional diaminohydroxyphosphoribosylaminopyrimidine deaminase/5-amino-6-(5-phosphoribosylamino)uracil reductase RibD, which produces MFRVFCLGNTDSLYLQKLPNGRDERMCERTAAKLDETFMARAIELARRGEGKTAPNPLVGAILVKNGCVIGEGWHECFGQAHAEVNVIRNAKKNHKDPSGSTLYVNLEPCCHYGKTPPCTELIIKSGIIRVVIGIMDPNPLVAGRGTEALRRAGITVASGVLEEDCRRLNEIFIHFITTKRPFVTIKAAVSLDGKTAAYTGASKWITGEHSRREVQLLRNSHTAVMVGVNTVLADDPELTCRMPGGRSPRKIILDSHLRIPKTSKIMTGLGSSPGSPLEKPSCKDEQTILACSEDADTRTAKELEALGAMVLRCKSKEGRVDLDDLMNQLGALGIDSILLEGGGTVNAAAFSQGIVNKLLLHMAPKILGGASAKTFVEGLGVPSPDCAQQFRIQDVGLYGEDIRITAYPSEATS; this is translated from the coding sequence ATGTTCAGGGTTTTTTGTTTGGGAAACACTGATTCATTATATCTTCAGAAGTTACCGAATGGGAGGGATGAACGAATGTGTGAGAGGACTGCGGCGAAATTGGATGAAACATTTATGGCAAGAGCGATTGAACTTGCTAGACGGGGTGAGGGAAAAACTGCTCCTAATCCTCTTGTGGGTGCAATTCTTGTGAAGAATGGGTGCGTTATTGGAGAGGGATGGCATGAGTGCTTCGGGCAGGCACATGCTGAGGTAAATGTGATTCGCAATGCAAAAAAAAATCATAAAGACCCGTCGGGCTCCACTCTTTACGTAAATCTGGAACCCTGCTGCCACTATGGAAAAACGCCTCCATGTACAGAGTTGATCATAAAGAGCGGGATCATACGAGTCGTGATTGGAATCATGGACCCTAATCCGCTGGTGGCAGGAAGAGGTACAGAAGCATTACGGAGGGCCGGAATTACGGTAGCGTCCGGCGTGCTGGAAGAAGATTGCAGGAGGCTGAATGAGATCTTTATCCACTTTATTACAACAAAGCGGCCTTTCGTGACAATAAAAGCTGCGGTCTCGCTGGACGGAAAGACTGCTGCATATACCGGAGCTTCCAAATGGATTACCGGTGAGCATTCAAGAAGGGAAGTACAGCTTCTCAGAAACAGCCATACCGCTGTCATGGTTGGAGTAAATACTGTGCTGGCGGATGATCCGGAACTGACCTGCAGGATGCCTGGCGGGCGCAGTCCGCGGAAAATTATCCTGGACAGTCATCTCAGGATTCCAAAGACAAGTAAAATTATGACAGGATTGGGGTCTAGCCCAGGCAGTCCCTTGGAGAAGCCTTCCTGCAAAGATGAGCAGACAATTCTTGCCTGTTCCGAGGATGCGGACACGCGAACCGCCAAAGAATTGGAAGCGCTGGGTGCAATGGTATTGCGCTGCAAAAGCAAAGAGGGAAGAGTTGATCTGGATGACCTTATGAATCAACTGGGCGCTTTGGGCATCGACAGCATTCTTCTCGAAGGGGGCGGAACGGTAAATGCCGCCGCATTTTCTCAGGGAATCGTAAATAAGCTGTTGTTACATATGGCCCCTAAAATCCTGGGCGGGGCGAGTGCTAAGACCTTTGTTGAGGGCTTGGGCGTACCAAGCCCAGACTGTGCACAGCAGTTTCGAATTCAAGATGTGGGGCTTTATGGTGAAGATATCAGAATTACGGCATATCCATCAGAAGCGACAAGCTGA
- a CDS encoding riboflavin synthase, with protein sequence MFTGIVEEVGCIESVTKGEKSSRLRIKAKAVLEGTKIGDSICTNGVCLTVTRIHGESFSADVMAETMRSSNLGALNIGSKVNLERAVALGGRFGGHLVSGHIDGTGIVRAVTREDNAIWISISVSGSIGRYLVEKGSVTVDGVSLTVARIEPWGFRISMIPHTQKETLLIGRTPGQTVNLECDLLAKYVEKLLQRETMQTVDLALTVDEAGTADRARSANETASGGKKELLSEAYLRENGFFIN encoded by the coding sequence ATGTTCACGGGTATTGTTGAGGAAGTTGGGTGCATTGAGAGTGTTACGAAAGGAGAAAAATCATCAAGGCTGCGAATTAAAGCAAAAGCAGTGCTTGAGGGAACAAAAATCGGGGACAGCATCTGTACAAACGGAGTTTGCCTTACGGTAACGAGAATCCATGGAGAAAGTTTTTCTGCGGATGTGATGGCGGAAACGATGCGCAGCAGCAATCTTGGCGCACTGAATATTGGAAGCAAAGTGAATCTGGAGCGGGCCGTTGCCCTTGGCGGAAGATTTGGAGGGCACCTCGTCAGCGGTCATATTGATGGAACCGGAATCGTTCGCGCTGTGACAAGAGAGGATAATGCCATTTGGATCTCTATTTCAGTCAGCGGATCCATTGGTCGCTACCTTGTGGAAAAAGGCTCTGTTACGGTTGATGGGGTAAGCTTAACGGTTGCACGAATAGAACCATGGGGTTTTCGGATATCTATGATACCCCACACACAGAAGGAAACCTTGCTCATTGGCAGAACGCCGGGTCAAACGGTCAATCTGGAGTGTGATCTTCTTGCAAAGTATGTTGAAAAACTGCTGCAGCGTGAAACAATGCAGACTGTGGATTTGGCGCTGACTGTGGATGAAGCAGGGACGGCGGATCGGGCACGGTCAGCAAATGAGACTGCTAGCGGCGGGAAAAAAGAGCTGCTGTCAGAAGCGTATTTAAGAGAAAATGGGTTTTTTATTAACTAA
- a CDS encoding bifunctional 3,4-dihydroxy-2-butanone-4-phosphate synthase/GTP cyclohydrolase II, whose protein sequence is MNYKFSTIEEAIRDIREGKMIIAVDDPGRENEGDLIMAAEKTTPEAVNFMVTHAKGLVCMPMEGRILDALGIHAMVEKNTDHHETAFTVSVDHCDTTTGISAFERAQTIQSLIDGEAAAEDFKRPGHIFPLRAREGGVLKRTGHTEAAVDLAKLAGLKPAGVICEILNEDGTMARTQQLMEFAAKHGIKIITVSDLVAYRSSRESLVECMTETHMPTRYGVFRIRGYQNRINGEHHVALIMGDIEQEEAILTRVHSECLTGDALGSTRCDCGEQYEAAMRQIAEEGRGILLYMRQEGRGIGLINKLKAYALQDQGMDTVEANLALGFDEDLRDYGIGAQILSDIGVRKLRLMTNNPRKIKGLEGYGLEIVERVPLQMNANPENIRYLKTKQDKLSHMLSY, encoded by the coding sequence ATGAATTATAAATTCAGTACGATTGAAGAGGCAATTCGTGACATCAGAGAAGGAAAAATGATTATTGCTGTAGATGACCCAGGCAGAGAAAATGAAGGTGATCTCATCATGGCAGCTGAGAAAACAACACCAGAGGCGGTAAATTTTATGGTGACTCACGCCAAGGGTCTTGTGTGTATGCCTATGGAAGGAAGGATTCTGGACGCTTTGGGAATCCACGCAATGGTAGAAAAGAATACGGATCATCATGAGACCGCTTTTACTGTTTCTGTGGACCATTGCGATACCACAACGGGGATTTCTGCATTTGAGAGAGCCCAGACTATACAGTCTCTCATTGACGGAGAAGCGGCAGCAGAAGACTTTAAACGTCCGGGGCATATCTTTCCGCTGAGAGCGAGGGAAGGGGGAGTCTTAAAAAGGACGGGGCATACCGAAGCGGCAGTTGATCTTGCGAAGCTTGCAGGGCTGAAACCTGCCGGTGTAATCTGCGAAATTCTCAATGAAGACGGAACCATGGCGAGGACTCAACAGCTGATGGAATTTGCAGCGAAACACGGCATCAAAATCATTACAGTATCTGATCTGGTTGCTTATCGTAGCAGCAGGGAGAGCCTAGTAGAATGCATGACGGAAACCCATATGCCCACGCGATATGGAGTATTTCGAATCAGAGGTTACCAGAATCGCATCAACGGAGAGCATCACGTAGCGTTGATCATGGGAGATATTGAACAAGAGGAGGCGATTCTCACAAGGGTTCATTCTGAGTGCTTGACAGGAGATGCGTTGGGGTCCACCCGCTGCGACTGCGGAGAACAGTACGAAGCTGCTATGCGGCAAATAGCGGAAGAAGGCCGGGGCATTCTTCTGTATATGCGGCAGGAAGGGCGAGGGATCGGGTTGATTAACAAGCTCAAGGCTTATGCACTGCAGGATCAAGGGATGGATACTGTTGAGGCAAACCTTGCTCTAGGATTTGATGAGGACCTAAGGGACTACGGTATTGGTGCTCAGATTTTGAGTGATATTGGTGTTCGAAAACTCAGGCTCATGACAAACAACCCCAGAAAAATAAAAGGCTTGGAAGGTTATGGTTTGGAAATCGTTGAGCGGGTCCCGCTTCAGATGAATGCAAACCCGGAGAACATACGTTATTTGAAAACAAAACAGGATAAGCTCAGTCATATGCTGTCCTATTAA
- a CDS encoding 6,7-dimethyl-8-ribityllumazine synthase yields the protein MNLIQGNLIAQGLKIGIAASRFNEFIVSRLISGAEDGLLRHGAAAEDLDLVWVPGAFELPFAAKAMAGSGKYDAVICLGTVIRGSTSHYDLVCAEVAKGIASVGMNGQVPVIFGVVTTDTIEQAIERAGTKAGNKGFDAAVSAIEMANLMKKIGQQN from the coding sequence ATGAATTTGATACAAGGAAATTTAATTGCACAAGGTTTGAAAATTGGCATTGCAGCATCTCGTTTTAATGAATTTATCGTGTCGCGGCTGATCAGTGGGGCGGAGGACGGTCTTCTACGCCATGGGGCAGCTGCGGAAGACCTTGATCTTGTTTGGGTTCCGGGAGCCTTCGAGCTTCCCTTTGCTGCAAAAGCCATGGCGGGCAGCGGAAAATATGATGCGGTAATCTGCCTCGGGACGGTAATCCGCGGATCCACTTCTCATTATGATCTTGTTTGTGCGGAGGTTGCAAAGGGCATTGCTTCTGTGGGAATGAACGGCCAAGTTCCAGTGATTTTCGGCGTTGTTACGACGGACACCATCGAGCAGGCTATTGAACGGGCAGGAACAAAAGCAGGAAATAAAGGGTTCGATGCAGCGGTTTCTGCGATCGAGATGGCAAACCTCATGAAGAAGATAGGCCAACAGAATTGA
- a CDS encoding phage tail protein, with protein sequence MIKLRKWISRKVILTMIMMMIFSFGIAGNAAVYAGSEAYIGEISMFAGNFAPKGWEFCQGQILSISQNTALFSLLGTTYGGDGMTTFALPDLRGRSPIGAGMGPGLSTYVLGQTGGKETATELTSQMPVHTHTLNASTAAGTTNTPGSGTYLGKAVTPDRQEVNLYTAAAPDTTIGLASIGNYGGSQQQDIRDPYLAINYIICVQGIFPSRQ encoded by the coding sequence ATGATCAAGTTAAGAAAATGGATTTCAAGAAAAGTAATTCTCACAATGATTATGATGATGATATTCTCCTTTGGAATTGCCGGGAACGCAGCTGTGTATGCCGGATCAGAGGCTTATATCGGAGAAATCAGCATGTTTGCAGGAAATTTTGCGCCGAAGGGTTGGGAGTTCTGTCAAGGTCAGATTCTTTCAATCAGTCAGAATACGGCTCTGTTTTCGCTTTTGGGAACTACCTATGGGGGGGATGGGATGACAACCTTTGCACTGCCGGATCTGCGGGGCCGTTCTCCCATTGGAGCAGGTATGGGCCCTGGACTGAGTACGTATGTGCTGGGGCAGACAGGCGGGAAGGAAACTGCCACTGAACTTACAAGTCAAATGCCTGTCCATACCCATACGCTCAATGCCAGCACAGCAGCAGGAACCACCAATACACCGGGTAGTGGAACTTATCTTGGAAAGGCTGTCACCCCCGACAGGCAGGAAGTGAACCTTTACACAGCAGCTGCTCCCGATACTACCATAGGTCTTGCTTCTATCGGCAATTACGGAGGTTCCCAGCAGCAGGACATCAGAGATCCCTATCTGGCCATCAACTATATCATATGCGTGCAAGGGATATTCCCGTCAAGGCAATAA
- a CDS encoding DUF2156 domain-containing protein has product MNQRFSKLIIGLNKAGVVLLLVLSIAGIVFPVFLFRYGENMSLIRYFEMHHTVMRLSGFLILLVSWKLYKRVSVAWSIVMILLSLRIFQYLMIHRSDLWNPLFLAEVFCYFILLLSRNYYVRKTDRYSLKRGVLIYLLFTVFIFFNAALALFREKGALSFLQCMEVTLGILFDLNNLAPSVYTPHTAYYSFLFWFSWICIISGLIAVLTPYVSIKAQAQGEMERARMLVNLYGQNCSSYLALEKDKSYLFGRAVQGVAAYGIVGDIFVVLGDPVCDPGDFRTFLSEIINHCERNAYSLLLLNTTGMFLDQYDTMGLGYVKCGEEPRFFLPEYTIAGSAASKVRLNINHATKEGIMVKEYDPRQKKNSALEKEMMEISKEWFSMKKSGELVFTMGSIGLDHPMDRRYFYAEDPTGRIQAFVVFLPFAGGAGYVADVTRYRAGTVRGVLEKINYEAMMTFQTEGIKWASLAAAPLARLEEETDMTAKLLRLIYEKMNNVYGFKALYQAKQKYNPSCWEPSYYVFYPPVFTPAMAYSIVRIQNPLGIRDFIKSFIHNSADSKPAHSDRCWD; this is encoded by the coding sequence ATGAATCAACGATTTTCCAAATTAATCATCGGATTGAACAAGGCTGGCGTTGTCCTACTTCTCGTTTTATCCATTGCAGGTATCGTCTTTCCGGTCTTTTTGTTTCGCTACGGCGAAAATATGAGCTTGATCCGCTATTTCGAGATGCATCATACCGTCATGAGGCTGTCGGGATTTCTGATTCTGCTGGTTTCCTGGAAGCTCTATAAAAGGGTGAGTGTTGCATGGAGCATTGTCATGATCCTTCTCTCTCTTAGGATCTTTCAGTATTTGATGATCCATCGGTCAGACCTTTGGAATCCACTGTTTCTCGCAGAAGTATTCTGTTATTTTATACTGCTGCTTTCACGAAATTATTACGTACGGAAAACGGATCGGTATTCGCTGAAACGAGGCGTTTTGATCTATCTGCTCTTTACTGTCTTCATCTTTTTTAATGCAGCACTTGCGCTGTTCAGAGAAAAAGGGGCTTTATCCTTTCTTCAGTGTATGGAGGTAACCCTGGGAATTCTCTTTGATTTGAACAATCTTGCTCCTTCCGTATATACTCCCCACACGGCTTATTACAGCTTTCTATTCTGGTTTAGCTGGATCTGTATTATTTCAGGCCTGATCGCTGTTCTGACGCCTTATGTGAGCATCAAAGCCCAGGCCCAGGGGGAGATGGAGCGTGCAAGGATGCTGGTAAACCTGTATGGGCAGAACTGCAGTTCCTATCTAGCACTTGAAAAAGATAAAAGCTATCTCTTTGGCAGGGCCGTTCAAGGGGTTGCTGCGTATGGCATTGTGGGCGATATTTTTGTGGTTCTGGGGGATCCGGTCTGTGACCCCGGCGATTTCAGAACCTTTCTGTCGGAAATAATAAACCATTGTGAGCGGAATGCGTACAGTCTGCTTCTACTGAACACAACCGGCATGTTTCTGGACCAGTACGATACAATGGGTCTGGGATATGTTAAGTGCGGAGAGGAGCCCAGATTCTTCTTGCCTGAGTACACCATTGCGGGCAGTGCAGCCTCAAAGGTACGGCTGAATATCAATCACGCTACGAAGGAAGGAATTATGGTAAAGGAATATGATCCCCGCCAAAAGAAGAATTCGGCTTTGGAAAAAGAAATGATGGAAATTTCCAAAGAGTGGTTCTCAATGAAGAAGAGCGGCGAATTGGTATTTACTATGGGGAGCATCGGGCTGGATCATCCGATGGACCGCAGGTATTTTTATGCGGAAGATCCGACCGGCAGAATTCAGGCATTTGTAGTCTTCCTGCCCTTTGCAGGGGGGGCAGGCTATGTAGCTGATGTAACAAGATACCGGGCAGGAACAGTTAGAGGTGTGCTTGAAAAAATCAATTATGAAGCCATGATGACCTTTCAAACAGAGGGGATAAAGTGGGCCAGTCTGGCAGCCGCACCCCTTGCCCGCCTGGAAGAGGAGACGGATATGACGGCTAAGCTTCTTCGGTTAATCTATGAGAAGATGAACAATGTCTATGGCTTCAAAGCCCTGTATCAGGCAAAACAGAAATATAATCCATCCTGCTGGGAGCCAAGCTATTACGTCTTCTATCCACCGGTATTTACCCCGGCTATGGCCTATTCCATCGTCAGAATTCAGAATCCTCTTGGGATCAGAGACTTTATCAAATCGTTCATCCATAACTCCGCTGACAGTAAGCCGGCTCATTCCGATAGGTGTTGGGATTAA
- a CDS encoding pyridine nucleotide-disulfide oxidoreductase — protein MSKKVLIIGGVAGGATAAARLRRLDESLQIIVFERGEYISYANCGLPYHVGDVIKDREALLLQTPEGMKAKYNIEVRVSNEVISIDRENKKIQVKKVRTGETYEELYDILLIATGSSPLKPPIPGIDGPGIFSLWTVPDTDRIKNYITQKKPKRAAVIGGGFIGLEMAENLHAAGCDVTVVEMMDQVMAPLDFEMAQLLHENMKLNKVRLELGNGVKQFDQADGVTTITLQNGAAVEADIVILSIGIKPNSGLAKDAGLAVNARGGVIVDEYLRTSDPSIYAVGDVIEVEEFIFKEKTMIPLAGPANKQGRICADNIAIDAGVRKGELQKYNGTQGTSIAKVFDLSAGATGVNEKTLKRKGMVENQDYFTVLINQKSHAGYYPGATPLTLKMLFGRDGKIFGAQVIGQEGVDKRVDVIATAIRLGATIHDLKELELAYAPPYSSAKDPVNMLGFVAENLLNGTAAFTGWNEIDQLEESGKEDYVVLDVTEEMERMAFQIPGSCHIPLGQLRTRMNELDQSKLVIPYCAIGVRSYNAARTLMQNGYEKVKVFPGGTSFYKSVYHDRYQPVTSQTQGSMAGSSPLQGGADAPKHTAIDPDKIVAKQTIDCSGLQCPGPIMRVFHTIKEMNDGEILQVSATDMGFARDIEAWCRRMGNTLLKAERSGKESIVYIQKGLGAAHVSEGETGAPIVPGKATGSGSGNPLSGGHHSVGASALPQGKTLIVFSGDLDKVLASFIIANGAAAMGRPVTMFFTFWGLNALRKQDKQSIKKPFIDKMFGAMMPRGTKKLKLSKMNMGGMGTAMMKKVMNDKNIDSLEGLMKQAMFNGVKLVACTMSMDVMGITKEELIDGIEYAGVAAYLGDAEESNVNLFV, from the coding sequence ATGAGTAAAAAGGTACTGATCATCGGAGGCGTAGCCGGAGGGGCTACCGCTGCCGCCAGACTCAGAAGATTGGATGAGTCGCTGCAAATCATCGTTTTCGAGCGGGGAGAATATATCTCTTACGCCAATTGTGGTCTGCCGTATCATGTTGGTGACGTGATCAAAGACCGGGAAGCGCTGCTTCTTCAAACACCGGAAGGAATGAAGGCCAAGTACAACATCGAGGTTCGCGTTTCCAACGAGGTCATATCCATCGACCGGGAAAACAAAAAAATACAGGTAAAAAAGGTTCGAACAGGTGAGACATACGAAGAACTCTATGACATTCTTCTAATCGCCACCGGTTCCTCTCCTCTGAAACCACCCATTCCAGGAATTGACGGTCCCGGCATCTTCTCGCTTTGGACTGTGCCGGATACAGACCGTATTAAGAATTATATCACTCAGAAAAAGCCGAAGCGGGCAGCAGTCATCGGCGGCGGATTTATCGGTCTGGAAATGGCGGAAAACCTCCATGCCGCAGGCTGTGACGTGACGGTAGTTGAGATGATGGATCAGGTTATGGCGCCCCTGGACTTTGAAATGGCACAGCTGCTTCACGAGAATATGAAGCTGAATAAGGTCAGATTGGAGCTGGGGAACGGAGTCAAGCAATTCGATCAGGCAGACGGTGTAACCACAATCACTCTTCAAAACGGAGCTGCCGTGGAAGCAGATATCGTGATCCTATCCATTGGGATCAAGCCCAACAGCGGCCTTGCAAAAGACGCCGGTCTTGCAGTGAATGCAAGAGGAGGTGTTATCGTCGACGAATATCTCAGAACCTCTGATCCTAGCATCTACGCTGTTGGAGATGTAATTGAAGTCGAAGAATTCATCTTCAAAGAAAAAACCATGATCCCGCTGGCCGGTCCTGCCAATAAGCAGGGAAGGATCTGCGCAGACAATATTGCAATCGATGCGGGCGTTCGAAAAGGGGAACTCCAAAAATACAATGGAACTCAAGGAACATCCATTGCAAAGGTCTTCGATCTTTCCGCAGGAGCCACAGGAGTCAATGAAAAGACTCTTAAGCGCAAAGGCATGGTGGAAAATCAAGATTATTTCACCGTTCTTATTAACCAAAAGTCTCATGCTGGATATTATCCGGGAGCAACGCCCCTGACTTTAAAAATGCTCTTTGGAAGGGACGGAAAAATCTTTGGAGCGCAAGTCATCGGTCAAGAGGGCGTGGATAAACGCGTTGATGTGATTGCCACCGCCATCAGGCTGGGTGCAACGATTCATGATCTGAAGGAGCTCGAGCTTGCTTATGCGCCTCCCTATTCTTCCGCAAAAGATCCGGTGAATATGTTAGGTTTTGTTGCAGAGAACCTGCTGAACGGAACCGCAGCCTTTACCGGATGGAATGAGATTGATCAACTCGAAGAGTCAGGGAAAGAGGACTACGTCGTACTTGACGTAACAGAAGAAATGGAACGAATGGCATTCCAGATTCCGGGTTCCTGCCACATCCCTCTGGGTCAGCTGAGAACGCGGATGAACGAGTTAGACCAGAGCAAGCTGGTAATCCCTTACTGTGCTATCGGAGTTAGATCTTACAACGCAGCCAGAACCCTCATGCAAAATGGTTATGAAAAAGTTAAAGTTTTCCCCGGTGGCACCAGTTTTTATAAATCTGTATACCATGACCGATATCAGCCAGTGACATCACAGACTCAAGGAAGTATGGCTGGATCGTCTCCGCTTCAAGGCGGCGCAGATGCACCGAAGCATACGGCTATTGACCCTGATAAAATCGTAGCAAAACAGACCATCGACTGCAGCGGACTCCAGTGCCCGGGGCCCATCATGAGAGTCTTTCATACGATCAAAGAGATGAATGACGGAGAAATTTTGCAGGTATCCGCTACTGATATGGGATTTGCAAGAGATATTGAAGCCTGGTGCCGGAGAATGGGCAACACGCTGCTGAAGGCAGAGCGGTCAGGAAAAGAAAGTATCGTCTACATCCAAAAGGGGCTGGGCGCTGCCCATGTTTCAGAAGGAGAAACCGGCGCACCGATTGTTCCCGGCAAAGCTACAGGGTCAGGAAGCGGGAATCCACTTTCCGGCGGACATCACTCTGTCGGAGCATCCGCTCTTCCTCAGGGAAAAACCCTGATCGTATTCAGCGGAGACCTCGACAAGGTATTGGCCTCATTTATTATCGCAAACGGTGCTGCAGCAATGGGCCGCCCTGTAACGATGTTCTTCACCTTCTGGGGCCTTAATGCCTTGAGAAAGCAAGATAAGCAGAGTATCAAAAAGCCCTTTATTGATAAGATGTTCGGGGCCATGATGCCCCGGGGAACGAAAAAACTCAAGCTTTCCAAGATGAACATGGGCGGTATGGGAACCGCTATGATGAAGAAAGTTATGAACGATAAAAACATTGATTCTCTGGAGGGTCTGATGAAGCAAGCCATGTTCAATGGTGTCAAACTGGTGGCCTGCACCATGTCGATGGATGTCATGGGGATCACCAAAGAAGAACTCATCGACGGAATCGAATATGCGGGCGTTGCCGCCTATCTTGGAGATGCAGAGGAATCCAACGTCAATCTCTTCGTGTAA
- a CDS encoding Crp/Fnr family transcriptional regulator translates to MRQPELAQFSEILPFWKKLSESEQNEVLDHTVLNQYPGGKNIHGGQQDCTGVIAVKSGRLRAYLMSEEGKEVTLFRLLENDVCVLSASCIMRNISFDIYVDTEGPTELFILNAAVYDRIAKENSAVGSFMTELISMRFSEAMWVMEQILFMKLDKRLAMFLLDQAGLEGGDTITLTHEQIASHMGSAREVISRMLKYFSNEEILSVSRKGIVILDRKKLTEYL, encoded by the coding sequence ATGCGGCAGCCGGAACTAGCGCAGTTTTCAGAAATTCTTCCTTTCTGGAAAAAATTGAGCGAATCAGAACAGAACGAGGTACTTGACCACACGGTATTGAATCAGTATCCTGGGGGGAAGAATATTCATGGCGGACAGCAGGATTGCACTGGAGTAATTGCAGTGAAAAGTGGAAGGCTGAGGGCATACTTAATGTCCGAGGAAGGGAAGGAAGTTACGCTTTTCAGACTTTTGGAGAATGATGTCTGTGTTCTTTCCGCATCCTGTATCATGAGGAACATCTCTTTTGATATCTATGTGGACACAGAAGGTCCCACGGAGTTGTTTATCCTGAATGCGGCGGTATACGACCGGATTGCGAAGGAGAATTCCGCAGTGGGGAGTTTTATGACAGAATTAATCTCCATGCGTTTTTCCGAGGCAATGTGGGTCATGGAACAGATCTTATTTATGAAACTGGATAAACGACTTGCCATGTTCCTGCTGGATCAGGCGGGACTAGAGGGCGGAGACACCATAACGCTGACCCACGAACAAATCGCAAGCCACATGGGAAGTGCTCGGGAAGTGATTTCCAGAATGCTGAAGTATTTCTCCAACGAAGAAATTCTCAGTGTCTCACGAAAGGGGATCGTGATTCTTGACCGAAAAAAACTGACGGAGTATCTGTAA